One part of the Deltaproteobacteria bacterium genome encodes these proteins:
- a CDS encoding ATP-binding protein, whose translation MPHERRRDAIDNVRRMLKYSPLVGILGHRQVGKTTLLSRLVKRYVTFDDAAERAAAAADAAAYLRRQASAGCVGLDECQFVPALFPALKEWVRSHPRPGQFLLSGSVRFTSRHAIRESLTGRLVTQELLPFTIGEMAQEPLAGGLLRVIGRSSLDQIGTQWVMPRALWQRRTRDIALFIERGGLPGICMMRNAVMRQTKIGAQLQTLLDRDLRLIVPTSLSYQTVYDVAAYVATHVGQPINWSDMQRAVHVTPPTLKKLLYALEAIFIVRTVPIEGSSSGQVYYFEDVAEWQSLCGGHVPQPWLLAQLIFHHARVQWIYQLERTAAFFQYRTRGGALVPVCIRSPEGVVGLLPIAAAEPNRSEVAIAASFLKTYAQGKLLYLTEATAVPRGSSRTAILPLAAITF comes from the coding sequence ATGCCGCATGAACGGCGCCGCGACGCGATCGATAATGTGCGTCGCATGCTCAAATATTCTCCGCTGGTCGGAATCCTGGGGCATCGGCAAGTGGGGAAGACGACGCTCCTCTCGCGCTTGGTGAAGCGCTATGTCACCTTTGACGATGCGGCCGAACGGGCTGCCGCCGCAGCGGACGCAGCCGCATATTTGCGGCGCCAAGCGTCCGCCGGCTGTGTGGGACTCGATGAATGCCAATTCGTGCCGGCGCTCTTTCCGGCGTTGAAAGAGTGGGTGCGTTCGCATCCGCGACCCGGTCAATTTCTGTTAAGCGGCTCGGTCCGGTTTACGAGTCGGCATGCCATCCGCGAATCGCTGACTGGCCGCCTCGTCACCCAGGAACTGCTGCCGTTCACCATCGGAGAAATGGCGCAAGAGCCGTTGGCCGGCGGACTGCTGCGGGTGATCGGCCGGTCTTCTCTCGATCAGATCGGCACGCAGTGGGTGATGCCGCGTGCGCTGTGGCAGCGCCGCACTCGGGATATTGCGCTCTTTATAGAACGGGGCGGTTTGCCGGGCATTTGCATGATGCGCAATGCGGTGATGCGGCAGACCAAAATCGGGGCACAATTGCAAACGTTGTTGGATCGAGATCTGCGCCTGATTGTGCCCACTTCGTTATCGTATCAAACGGTATACGACGTGGCCGCGTATGTCGCGACCCATGTGGGGCAACCGATCAACTGGTCGGATATGCAGCGGGCCGTGCATGTCACGCCGCCGACATTGAAGAAATTACTCTATGCGCTGGAAGCGATTTTTATTGTGCGAACCGTGCCGATCGAAGGATCGTCGAGCGGGCAGGTTTATTATTTTGAAGATGTGGCGGAATGGCAGTCCCTGTGTGGCGGCCACGTGCCGCAGCCATGGCTCCTCGCGCAGTTGATTTTTCACCACGCGCGCGTGCAGTGGATCTATCAACTCGAGCGCACTGCGGCCTTCTTTCAATATCGGACGCGGGGTGGCGCGCTAGTGCCGGTGTGTATCCGCAGTCCCGAAGGCGTGGTGGGGCTCTTGCCGATCGCCGCCGCGGAGCCGAATCGTTCCGAAGTCGCCATCGCGGCAAGTTTTCTGAAAACCTATGCGCAGGGCAAGCTGCTCTATCTGACCGAAGCAACCGCAGTGCCCCGAGGCAGCAGTCGCACCGCCATTCTCCCGCTGGCCGCGATTACGTTCTAA
- a CDS encoding TerC family protein, protein MPTSETWIALLALTGMEVVLGIDNIVFLSILVGKLPLAEQARARLIGLSLALLMRLGLLAAISWVMGLTAPLFVLFDHAFSGRHLILLGGGLFLVAKATHEIYDKMERAHPDDRTSSRHAAFWLIIVQLILLDLVFSLDSVITAVGMARQLWVMVVAMVVAVLLMLAFSGAISRFVERHPSLKMLGLSFLLLIGVMLVAEGMGQHVGKGYIYFAMAFSLGVEMLNIRVRQIHRPLVLHHPYEADVTRPKH, encoded by the coding sequence ATGCCAACCTCAGAAACCTGGATTGCGCTCCTGGCCCTGACCGGGATGGAAGTCGTCCTCGGGATCGACAACATCGTCTTCCTCTCCATATTGGTCGGCAAACTGCCGCTCGCAGAGCAAGCACGCGCGCGGCTGATCGGGCTGTCATTGGCGTTATTGATGCGCCTCGGATTATTGGCGGCCATTTCGTGGGTGATGGGACTGACCGCGCCGCTCTTTGTGCTGTTCGACCACGCGTTCTCAGGACGCCATTTGATCCTGCTCGGCGGCGGCCTGTTCCTGGTGGCGAAGGCCACGCACGAAATCTACGACAAGATGGAGCGCGCGCATCCGGACGACCGCACGTCATCCCGCCACGCGGCGTTTTGGTTGATCATCGTACAACTGATTTTGCTCGACCTCGTGTTTTCACTCGACTCCGTGATCACTGCGGTCGGGATGGCGCGGCAACTCTGGGTCATGGTCGTCGCGATGGTCGTCGCCGTGTTGCTGATGTTGGCGTTCTCCGGGGCCATCAGCCGTTTCGTGGAACGACACCCGAGTTTGAAAATGTTGGGCTTGAGCTTTTTGCTGCTGATCGGCGTGATGCTCGTCGCGGAAGGGATGGGGCAACACGTCGGCAAGGGCTATATCTATTTCGCGATGGCGTTTTCTCTCGGCGTTGAAATGCTCAACATTCGCGTCCGCCAAATCCATCGTCCGCTGGTGCTGCATCATCCGTATGAAGCGGATGTGACACGTCCAAAACATTGA
- a CDS encoding biotin--[acetyl-CoA-carboxylase] ligase has protein sequence MDMILHHHDWLDSTNDEVMRLARAGAPEGTVVVADAQRRGRGQAGRVWESPPGRNLYFSLLLRPAPEPAACTELTAVVGLALAEALETACRGVAGGAAVQVGLKAPNDLLLAGKKLGGILTEAVICEGRFVSVVVGCGINVNARPEDFSPALRSTATSLYMSTQVTWDRPTLLTTLLDRLTRVYAHYLAAGFAPLRTAYASRLVELRGAR, from the coding sequence ATGGATATGATCCTCCATCACCACGATTGGCTCGATTCCACGAACGACGAGGTGATGCGTCTGGCCCGTGCCGGGGCGCCGGAGGGGACGGTGGTGGTGGCCGATGCGCAACGTCGCGGGCGGGGGCAGGCAGGAAGGGTGTGGGAATCGCCGCCGGGGAGGAATCTCTATTTTTCGCTGCTGCTACGGCCCGCGCCGGAACCGGCGGCATGCACGGAGTTGACAGCCGTGGTCGGGCTCGCGCTCGCGGAGGCGCTCGAAACGGCGTGTCGCGGGGTCGCTGGTGGTGCGGCCGTGCAGGTCGGCCTCAAGGCCCCGAATGACCTGCTGCTCGCGGGGAAAAAACTCGGCGGTATCTTGACCGAAGCGGTGATTTGCGAAGGGCGCTTCGTCTCTGTCGTGGTCGGGTGTGGGATCAACGTCAACGCGAGGCCCGAAGATTTTTCGCCCGCGCTGCGCTCAACCGCGACCTCCTTATATATGTCGACGCAAGTCACATGGGATCGCCCGACATTGCTGACGACGCTGCTCGACCGTCTGACCCGCGTCTACGCGCACTATCTCGCCGCAGGCTTCGCGCCGCTCCGTACCGCATATGCCTCGCGCTTGGTGGAACTACGAGGCGCGCGATGA
- a CDS encoding type III pantothenate kinase: MTPPIADLFLAIDVGNTNIVCALHDGVQWHAPTRTVTMPALSDPALEAMLRAVCAASRVAATQIAGIGVASVVPSLDAALHTAVQRVCTRSAVFVTPANYPHPIRYPLPHEIGADRLADAAAALAQFGAPALVIDFGTATTFDYLDASGAYCGGPIAPGVHLSQEALSRAAAKLPEIAFARPAGLIPHTTVEAMQAGLYYGAVGAVDGIVERMLTEIGASPQLIATGGLAPVICPHLRYPTTIAPLLTLEGIRLLTAMRASESP; this comes from the coding sequence ATGACGCCGCCGATCGCCGACCTGTTCCTCGCCATCGACGTCGGCAATACGAACATCGTCTGTGCACTGCACGATGGCGTGCAATGGCACGCGCCGACCCGCACCGTGACCATGCCGGCGCTGTCCGATCCCGCGCTGGAAGCCATGCTCCGCGCGGTCTGCGCGGCGAGCCGCGTCGCTGCGACGCAAATTGCCGGCATCGGTGTCGCCAGCGTCGTTCCATCGCTCGACGCCGCGCTGCATACGGCCGTGCAACGCGTTTGCACCCGGTCGGCCGTTTTCGTGACACCGGCCAATTACCCGCATCCGATCCGCTATCCGCTCCCGCACGAAATCGGCGCCGACCGTTTGGCCGACGCGGCTGCGGCCCTGGCCCAATTTGGAGCGCCGGCACTCGTGATCGACTTCGGCACCGCGACCACGTTCGATTACCTCGACGCCAGCGGCGCGTACTGCGGCGGCCCGATCGCGCCCGGCGTGCACCTTTCGCAGGAGGCGCTGTCCCGCGCGGCGGCCAAGTTGCCGGAGATTGCGTTCGCGCGTCCGGCCGGCTTGATTCCGCATACCACGGTCGAAGCGATGCAAGCCGGACTTTACTATGGTGCCGTGGGTGCCGTGGACGGGATCGTAGAACGGATGTTGACCGAAATCGGCGCATCGCCGCAACTCATCGCCACCGGCGGCCTCGCGCCCGTGATCTGTCCGCATCTGCGCTATCCGACCACAATCGCTCCACTGCTGACGTTGGAAGGGATTCGGTTGCTTACGGCTATGAGGGCGTCAGAAAGTCCGTGA
- a CDS encoding sensor histidine kinase, whose translation MTGTYLEANSVSCFLFADGTHMPVRPAVPRALRFAEATDGGAATTAHTDSFGVVTAASLMAAAERVVAQSDPADFLAAWLDFEAATNRELISRLDRGATAAELLAWLETALLPACRRIDDGMGQWSSGPDLALQRIAHDVAHRVTDVYVHIPSDIERGRWDDLRALCAPASTSLRSLAQRLKAAFGDRIAIAFHGLEYLSLAAAELAEAVRALAENCIRNAIAHPGSETQVCIDLERVGNRLSIQDNATGIAPEALERLRAGERIHDGRPVAPEDRHGLGWASIRTTCARFGIAWAIESTVGEGTTVTFTFPANSFRPAPDFSIADEIEYRAADLPALLSSFTSAGKVQAAVQLFDYVDTVYADCCRRMEWAGTDQAEWQRVSDWIRVTKAKLRAAELAIGEGLTAAPRALVIAFSSSWTQAIEKCSAVAFGICEAPSCGESGDIPSRVTGLRNRSTHARGIDATREYRVTTARSELAGLFLAPLLRSAAAQTWDGTIFTLQYPSATHPTDASYLHRHIDWTRPGPDPILAAVAQALGWTITSEMTTTGLVIRLDFGATAV comes from the coding sequence ATGACAGGCACCTATCTCGAGGCAAACTCCGTCTCCTGTTTCCTCTTTGCCGACGGAACGCACATGCCAGTGCGGCCCGCAGTGCCGCGCGCATTGCGTTTTGCGGAGGCGACGGACGGCGGCGCAGCCACGACAGCGCACACGGACTCATTCGGCGTCGTCACGGCGGCCAGTCTCATGGCCGCGGCCGAGCGCGTGGTTGCGCAATCGGACCCGGCGGACTTCCTTGCAGCGTGGCTCGACTTTGAAGCCGCGACGAATCGTGAACTGATCTCCCGGCTGGATCGCGGCGCCACGGCTGCGGAGCTGCTCGCGTGGTTAGAGACGGCGCTGCTTCCGGCGTGCCGGCGGATCGACGACGGCATGGGCCAGTGGAGTTCCGGTCCTGACCTGGCACTTCAGCGCATCGCGCACGACGTGGCGCATCGGGTGACGGATGTTTATGTGCATATTCCAAGCGACATTGAGCGGGGCCGCTGGGACGACCTCCGTGCCCTCTGCGCCCCAGCCTCGACGAGTCTCCGCTCGCTGGCGCAGCGCTTGAAAGCCGCGTTTGGCGATCGAATTGCCATCGCATTCCATGGCTTGGAGTATCTGAGCTTAGCGGCTGCGGAACTGGCCGAGGCGGTGCGCGCTCTCGCTGAAAATTGCATCCGCAACGCGATCGCGCATCCTGGCTCGGAGACGCAAGTCTGTATCGATCTGGAGCGCGTCGGAAATCGCCTGAGCATCCAGGACAACGCAACCGGGATTGCACCGGAGGCGTTGGAGCGATTGCGGGCCGGCGAGCGGATCCACGACGGTCGGCCCGTTGCGCCGGAGGATCGGCATGGTCTGGGGTGGGCCAGCATCCGCACCACGTGCGCGCGATTCGGAATTGCGTGGGCGATTGAATCGACCGTAGGAGAAGGGACTACCGTCACGTTCACATTCCCCGCCAACTCGTTCCGCCCCGCGCCCGATTTTTCCATCGCGGACGAAATCGAATACCGCGCCGCGGACCTCCCCGCTCTGCTTTCCAGCTTCACCAGCGCCGGTAAGGTGCAGGCCGCGGTTCAACTGTTCGATTATGTCGATACTGTATACGCGGATTGCTGTCGGCGGATGGAATGGGCGGGAACGGATCAGGCCGAGTGGCAGCGCGTTTCCGACTGGATCCGCGTCACGAAGGCAAAGCTGCGCGCGGCCGAGTTGGCTATTGGGGAAGGACTCACCGCGGCACCACGAGCGCTCGTGATCGCATTCAGTTCCAGTTGGACACAAGCGATCGAAAAATGCTCCGCAGTCGCTTTCGGTATCTGCGAGGCCCCCAGCTGCGGAGAATCGGGGGACATCCCTTCCCGCGTGACGGGACTGCGCAATCGCAGCACTCACGCTCGCGGGATCGACGCCACGCGCGAATATCGCGTGACCACTGCACGGAGTGAACTCGCCGGACTCTTCCTCGCCCCGTTGCTGCGTTCGGCTGCTGCGCAGACCTGGGACGGCACGATCTTCACACTGCAATACCCATCCGCGACGCATCCGACGGACGCCTCGTACCTCCACCGGCACATTGACTGGACCCGCCCTGGCCCGGACCCGATCCTCGCCGCCGTGGCGCAAGCGCTGGGCTGGACGATCACCTCCGAGATGACAACGACCGGCCTCGTGATCCGCCTCGACTTCGGCGCGACGGCGGTGTGA
- a CDS encoding insulinase family protein — protein MIFDFLAFPAHAAIGEAKALLERITATPAPEFAPPHIEMRTLINGMRCFFMEDRLLPLFRFGLLYPGGRVHDPAEKVGLHGLMATLLRTGGTQTNAPEIFDELLDSQAITIDTQVSWEEASVALSSLSGTQDEALRLLFEMLYAPAFDPARFAVARAKLLEAVRRQNDDPTHLGARLFRKLLYGRESPWARTPTPTQVEAITPEDLKALHATHFAPAQMLCAAAGDFRTGTLVKKVEELMAQYPERPVVARTAPPVEAVFKPGTWIAPKAITQAVVNVGQLATSRDNPDRFPLYVMNEILGSPATFSSWLASSIRTEQGLAYETWSQIGFGPPTVPGVLQAHAKTRVEAAGRTVASIRKIIGEMATGERVAADEVAAMKGAVLKQMIFQYEDPYQVASDMARFVFLGYPPNYIEVFRAAIERVTRADVIRVAKQYLSPENLTVLVVGDDHAVTPQLDAATPVQRYEVGSD, from the coding sequence TTGATTTTTGACTTTCTCGCCTTTCCGGCTCACGCCGCGATCGGAGAGGCGAAGGCGTTGTTGGAGCGTATCACCGCGACGCCGGCACCGGAATTCGCGCCGCCGCACATAGAAATGCGGACATTAATAAACGGCATGCGCTGCTTCTTCATGGAAGATCGGCTGCTCCCGCTATTTCGCTTCGGGCTACTGTATCCCGGTGGACGCGTGCACGATCCCGCGGAGAAGGTCGGGCTGCACGGCTTGATGGCCACATTGCTCCGTACCGGCGGGACGCAGACGAATGCCCCGGAAATCTTCGACGAACTGCTCGACAGCCAAGCCATCACGATTGACACCCAAGTCAGTTGGGAAGAGGCCTCGGTGGCGCTCTCCTCGTTAAGTGGCACGCAAGACGAGGCGTTGCGACTCCTCTTTGAAATGCTGTACGCGCCCGCGTTCGATCCCGCGCGCTTTGCCGTCGCTCGGGCGAAATTGTTGGAAGCGGTGCGACGCCAAAACGACGACCCAACGCACCTCGGTGCGCGCTTGTTCCGCAAATTGCTCTATGGCCGCGAAAGTCCATGGGCCCGTACGCCGACGCCGACACAGGTCGAGGCCATCACGCCGGAAGACTTGAAGGCGTTGCATGCCACGCATTTTGCGCCCGCCCAAATGTTGTGTGCCGCGGCGGGGGATTTTCGCACCGGTACGTTGGTCAAGAAGGTCGAAGAATTGATGGCGCAATATCCGGAACGTCCGGTCGTGGCGCGCACCGCGCCGCCGGTGGAGGCCGTTTTCAAACCGGGGACCTGGATTGCGCCGAAGGCGATCACGCAGGCGGTCGTCAATGTGGGACAATTAGCCACCAGTCGCGATAATCCGGATCGCTTTCCACTTTACGTGATGAACGAAATTCTCGGATCGCCCGCAACGTTTTCCAGCTGGCTCGCGAGCTCCATCCGCACCGAACAGGGCTTAGCCTACGAGACGTGGTCCCAAATTGGCTTCGGTCCGCCGACGGTGCCGGGCGTATTGCAAGCGCATGCGAAGACACGGGTCGAGGCAGCTGGCCGCACCGTCGCGAGTATCCGCAAGATCATCGGCGAGATGGCGACCGGCGAACGCGTGGCCGCGGATGAAGTCGCGGCGATGAAAGGCGCAGTTTTGAAGCAAATGATCTTCCAGTACGAAGACCCGTATCAAGTCGCGAGCGATATGGCGCGATTCGTCTTTCTCGGCTATCCGCCGAATTACATCGAAGTCTTCCGCGCCGCGATCGAGCGGGTCACGCGGGCCGACGTCATCCGCGTGGCGAAACAATACCTGTCTCCGGAAAACCTCACCGTCCTCGTCGTCGGCGACGACCACGCCGTCACTCCCCAACTAGACGCCGCCACTCCAGTCCAGCGCTACGAAGTCGGCAGCGATTAG